From Bacillus sp. Bos-x628, the proteins below share one genomic window:
- the argF gene encoding ornithine carbamoyltransferase encodes MSQVDVQPVLYGKDFLSLKDFSIKDIAYLIEKAEEMKQQPYQDLFKGKTLAMIFEKSSTRTRVSFEAGMTQLGGHALFLSSNDLQIGRGESIRDTAQVLSGYVDGIMIRTFAHEKVEELAKYASIPVINGLTDFSHPCQALADLLTIKETKGKLKGVKVAYIGDGNNVAHSLMVGCAQLGCDIAVASPKGYEPLQEVTDTAIEFAKQSGAKVFVTTNPVVAVQDADVIYSDVFTSMGQETETEKRLAEFKEYQVNDELMRHAAADYTFLHCLPAHRGEEVTADIIDGPHSKVFQQAENRLHVQKALIKELMYNQTT; translated from the coding sequence ATGAGCCAAGTGGACGTACAACCGGTATTATACGGAAAAGACTTTTTATCTTTAAAAGATTTTTCAATTAAGGACATTGCTTACTTGATTGAAAAAGCGGAAGAAATGAAACAACAACCATATCAGGATTTATTCAAAGGGAAAACACTTGCGATGATATTTGAAAAATCCTCTACAAGAACCCGTGTATCGTTTGAAGCAGGAATGACGCAACTAGGGGGGCATGCCCTATTTCTGAGCTCAAATGACTTGCAAATTGGCAGAGGAGAATCCATTAGAGATACTGCTCAGGTGTTATCTGGCTACGTAGATGGAATCATGATCCGAACCTTTGCTCATGAAAAGGTTGAGGAACTTGCAAAATACGCATCCATTCCAGTCATTAATGGGCTGACCGACTTCTCACATCCTTGTCAGGCACTTGCTGATTTACTAACCATTAAAGAAACAAAAGGTAAACTAAAAGGAGTCAAAGTCGCTTATATTGGCGATGGAAATAACGTGGCGCATTCCTTAATGGTCGGCTGTGCGCAGCTTGGCTGTGACATTGCTGTCGCATCACCCAAAGGATATGAACCACTTCAGGAGGTGACAGACACAGCGATTGAGTTTGCTAAACAATCTGGTGCAAAAGTGTTTGTGACAACAAATCCTGTCGTTGCTGTTCAAGATGCTGATGTCATCTATTCAGATGTTTTTACAAGCATGGGGCAGGAGACAGAAACAGAAAAACGTCTTGCTGAATTTAAAGAATATCAAGTAAATGATGAACTCATGCGTCATGCAGCAGCAGATTACACGTTTCTCCATTGTCTGCCTGCACACCGCGGAGAAGAAGTGACGGCTGACATTATTGATGGTCCGCACTCTAAAGTATTTCAGCAGGCAGAAAATCGCTTGCATGTGCAAAAAGCATTAATTAAAGAGCTCATGTATAACCAAACAACATAA